Proteins co-encoded in one Quercus robur chromosome 8, dhQueRobu3.1, whole genome shotgun sequence genomic window:
- the LOC126696281 gene encoding uncharacterized protein LOC126696281, which translates to MDENHDGVAISTFKSDLPTEHGLGKSLTGKPVTSVSQLMDRIGKFKRVEEDQLQGKGKEKIIPPKGNDYRSERYNSNQPRMDFSRQAGQTNIQVVNTVFREPVQQVLEKVKNEPFFKWPSKMAGDSSKRNQNLYCHYLIKTTGIPPRIAGIYEITWIRTIHVILAAPGRTGSFPSGVLSVARLPIEDGEKESKRSKKGNSPVLGFSDEDKIGTIQPHDDALVVTLRIGGFDVKRVLVDPGSAVEVMYPDLYRGLNLKPKDLMAYDSPLISFEGKTVIPKG; encoded by the exons ATGGATGAAAACCACGATGGCGTCGCCATCAGCACATTCAAAAGTGATCTCCCCACTGAGCACGGTTTAGGGAAATCTCTAACTGGTAAACCAGTCACCAGCGTTAGCCAACTGATGGACAGGATTGGCAAATTCAAAAGGGTGGAAGAGGACCAGCTacaagggaaaggaaaggagaagattATCCCTCCCAAAGGGAACGATTACAGGTCGGAACGATATAATAGTAACCAGCCGAGAATGGATTTTTCGAGACAGGCTGGACAAACCAACATACAAGTGGTTAATaccgtattcagagagccggtGCAACAGGTTCTGgagaaagtaaaaaatgaacctttcttcaaatggccaagtAAAATGGCCGGAGACTCTTCAAAGCGCAACCAGAACCTGTATTGTCATTATCTCATCAAGACCACGGGCATACCAccgaggattgcaggaatctatgaAATCACTTGGATCA GGACGATACACGTCATCCTCGCCGCTCCAGGGAGGACCGGCTCTTTTCCCTCCGGGGTGCTGTCTGTGGCTCGGCTCCCCATTGAGGATGGTGAGAAGGAgtccaaaagatctaaaaaggGAAACTCACCTGTGCTGGggttctcggatgaggataagataGGAACTATCCAACCTCATGACGATGCTTTGGTAGTTACATTGAGGATTGGAGGGTTCGACGTGAAGAGAGTACTGGTGGACCCGGGCAGTGCTGTGGAAGTGATGTACCCTGACCTGTACAGGGGCCTGAACCTAAAGCCTAAGGACTTAATGGCTTATGACTCTCCTCTTATAAGTTTCGAAGGAAAGACTGTCATACCAAAAGGGTAG